Genomic DNA from Anaerolineae bacterium:
GCGCCCCCATGTTCTGATAGGGATCCTGCAGCTCGATCTCCTTGGCCACCGTGACGCCATCATGGGTGATGGTGGGAGCACCCCACTTCTTGTCCAGGGCCACATTCCGCCCCTTGGGACCCAAGGTCGTCCTCACCGCATTCGCCAGAATGTCCACCCCGATCTTGAGGTTCCTTCGCGCTTCCTCTGCGAACACCAATTGCTTAGCCGCCATACTTTACAACCTCCTTTTCTCGACGTTTTGACTTCAAGTTTGGATGATTTTGCAGGAATCAGCTCTCCTCGATGACAGCCAAGATGTCGGACTCTCGCAGAACCAGCACTTTATGATTGCTGCTCAGCTTGACCTCTGTGCCCGCGTATTTGGCGAATAGGACCCGGTCGCCCAACTTTACGTCCATGGCGATCCGTTCCCCATCCTCGTTACGGGCTCCTGGCCCTACCGCGATCACCTTGCCCTGTTGTGGCCTCTCTTTGGCCGTCTCGGGCAGGATGATGCCGCCGGCGGTGCGTTCCTCCTCTTCAATAGGTTCAACCACCACGCGATCGCCTAACGGACGAAGCTTGAGTTCTGCCATACGTTTCCTCCTCGCCTTTTCCTAGAGTGTTGGAAAGTATTGGCTTCAGACATTCGACACCGGACGCCCAACCTCACTAACTGTAAGGTGAACCTCCGGTGTCGAAGCGCTTAGGCAAGTAGAGACATAGAAGAACCACTCGATCACTTCGCGCTGACCTTAATGGTCTTGGGGCGAATTGCTTCCGCTTTGGGAATGCGCAGGGTTAAGACGCCGTTGTGGAAAATTGCCTCTGCCTTGTCCGGATTCACCGGGACGTTGATCGTCAACGTCCGGGAGAACTTGCCGTGGGCCCGTTCCTGCAGCAGGCAGTTGACGTTCTCCGGAAGGGCCGGTAATTCCCCACGGATCGTTAGTGTATCCCCTTCCAAAGTGATCTCGA
This window encodes:
- the groEL gene encoding chaperonin GroEL (60 kDa chaperone family; promotes refolding of misfolded polypeptides especially under stressful conditions; forms two stacked rings of heptamers to form a barrel-shaped 14mer; ends can be capped by GroES; misfolded proteins enter the barrel where they are refolded when GroES binds; many bacteria have multiple copies of the groEL gene which are active under different environmental conditions; the B.japonicum protein in this cluster is expressed constitutively; in Rhodobacter, Corynebacterium and Rhizobium this protein is essential for growth), whose amino-acid sequence is MAAKQLVFAEEARRNLKIGVDILANAVRTTLGPKGRNVALDKKWGAPTITHDGVTVAKEIELQDPYQNMGA
- the groES gene encoding co-chaperone GroES, translating into MAELKLRPLGDRVVVEPIEEEERTAGGIILPETAKERPQQGKVIAVGPGARNEDGERIAMDVKLGDRVLFAKYAGTEVKLSSNHKVLVLRESDILAVIEES
- a CDS encoding Hsp20/alpha crystallin family protein, translating into MSSMTRWDPISDIVNFRQAMDRLFEEAFSRAGWQPVTRDRELRLPVDAYSTADEVVILASVPGVNPEDVEITLEGDTLTIRGELPALPENVNCLLQERAHGKFSRTLTINVPVNPDKAEAIFHNGVLTLRIPKAEAIRPKTIKVSAK